Proteins encoded in a region of the Scrofimicrobium sp. R131 genome:
- the rpmG gene encoding 50S ribosomal protein L33, producing MASNSKDIRPKITLACTQCKERNYITKKNRRNTPDRLEMKKYCPRCNASTLHRETR from the coding sequence GTGGCAAGCAACTCGAAGGATATTCGTCCGAAGATCACTCTGGCCTGCACGCAGTGCAAAGAGCGTAACTACATCACCAAGAAGAACCGGCGGAACACCCCGGATCGCCTGGAGATGAAGAAGTACTGCCCCAGGTGTAACGCTTCGACTCTGCACCGCGAAACTCGCTAG
- a CDS encoding YajQ family cyclic di-GMP-binding protein yields the protein MADSSFDVVSKLDRQEVDNAVNQAAKEVSQRYDFRGVDASIEFKGDTITLEANTAERVNAVLDVLQSKLVRRGVSLKVLDLEGREPQVSGKIYRLPIPLREGISSENAKKITKLIRDEGPKGVKAQIQGDEVRVSSKSRDALQDVIALLKNAKLDVALQFVNYR from the coding sequence ATGGCTGACTCATCATTTGACGTGGTTTCAAAACTCGACCGGCAGGAAGTGGACAACGCCGTCAACCAGGCGGCCAAGGAGGTGTCCCAGCGCTACGACTTTCGCGGGGTGGACGCCTCGATCGAGTTCAAAGGCGACACCATCACGCTGGAAGCCAACACCGCCGAACGGGTCAACGCGGTGCTGGATGTGCTCCAGAGCAAGCTGGTGCGCCGCGGGGTGTCGCTGAAGGTCCTGGACCTGGAGGGGCGCGAGCCGCAGGTGTCCGGGAAGATTTACCGGCTCCCGATCCCCCTGAGAGAGGGCATCTCCTCAGAGAATGCGAAAAAGATCACCAAGCTGATCCGGGATGAGGGACCTAAGGGCGTAAAAGCGCAGATCCAGGGCGATGAAGTCCGGGTCTCATCCAAGTCCCGCGACGCCCTGCAGGATGTGATCGCGCTCCTGAAGAACGCGAAGCTGGACGTCGCGCTGCAGTTCGTGAACTACCGCTGA
- a CDS encoding M48 family metalloprotease — protein sequence MRRVENSLKTLVLFLVMWGILLILGGIIAGATRSATWIWVFAGLGLASTLYTYWNSAQLALRQMRAYPVTREQAPGLYAIVEDLSARMEMPTPSIWIAPSQTPNAFATGRNPKNAAVCCTEGILQLLDERQLRGVLGHELMHVYNRDILTASVASAIGGLIASLAQFAFIFGGRERGGNPIAGLLMMILAPIAATMVQLGISRTREYSADADGATLTQDPLGLASALETIERGVSAAPMAPNPAHDTVSSMMIANPFRGQGVAKLFSTHPPMEDRIARLRAQAQR from the coding sequence ATGAGACGGGTCGAAAACAGCCTGAAGACGCTGGTGCTGTTCCTGGTGATGTGGGGAATCCTGCTGATCCTGGGGGGCATTATCGCCGGGGCCACTCGCAGCGCCACCTGGATTTGGGTGTTCGCTGGCTTGGGGCTGGCCTCCACACTGTACACCTACTGGAACTCGGCGCAGCTGGCTCTGCGTCAGATGCGGGCCTACCCGGTCACCCGGGAGCAGGCCCCCGGCCTGTACGCCATCGTGGAGGACCTGTCCGCCCGCATGGAGATGCCCACCCCGAGCATTTGGATTGCCCCCTCGCAAACCCCGAACGCGTTTGCCACCGGGCGGAACCCGAAGAACGCGGCTGTCTGCTGCACCGAGGGAATCTTGCAGCTGCTGGACGAGCGCCAGCTGCGCGGGGTCCTGGGGCACGAGCTGATGCACGTCTACAACCGCGACATCCTGACCGCCTCCGTCGCCTCGGCGATTGGTGGCCTGATTGCGTCGCTGGCCCAGTTTGCGTTCATCTTTGGGGGCCGCGAGCGCGGGGGCAACCCGATTGCCGGGCTCCTGATGATGATTCTGGCTCCGATTGCCGCCACCATGGTGCAGCTGGGAATCTCCCGCACCCGGGAGTACTCGGCCGATGCCGACGGAGCCACCCTGACCCAGGATCCGCTGGGCTTGGCCTCGGCCCTGGAGACGATCGAGCGCGGGGTGAGTGCGGCGCCGATGGCCCCGAACCCGGCCCACGACACGGTCTCATCCATGATGATTGCCAACCCGTTCCGGGGCCAGGGGGTGGCGAAACTGTTCTCCACCCACCCGCCGATGGAGGATCGGATTGCCCGCCTGCGGGCGCAGGCTCAGCGGTAG
- a CDS encoding FAD-dependent oxidoreductase: MNLKVAVVGAGPAGIYASDILSKSGLDVSIDLFERLPAPYGLVRYGVAPDHPRIKQIIVALYKILQRGDIRLLGNVEVGLDVSFAELEENYDAVIIATGADRDAPLDIPGIGLPQSYGAADFVSWYDGNPDYPRTWPLNAKEVAVLGVGNVALDISRILAKHPEDLLPTEIPPNVYEGLVANPVTDVHIFGRRGPAQVKFTPLELRELGKVPDVDLIISEEDFDFDEGSEEALRSSNQQRQVVKTLTQYASVDPEKHQASRRIHLHLFEAPVEILADEDGNVRALRTERTELVGDGNVRGTGVFHEWPVQAVYRAVGYYSSPIDGAPFDPVRGVVPNAGGRVLEEPGSHEVIPALYATGWIKRGPVGLIGSTKSDAQETIANLVADAEAGVLTSTGSPEQLLAMLEARGVPVVTWDGWEMLDAYERELGSEFGELPRTGGIRERVKVVSRLAMTTIARGEGRPETLIGEPGELGKPSAPERFDDYTGYKQ; the protein is encoded by the coding sequence GTGAACCTGAAAGTGGCAGTCGTTGGCGCCGGACCGGCGGGAATCTACGCTTCGGATATTCTGTCCAAATCGGGATTAGACGTTTCGATCGACCTGTTTGAGCGGCTTCCCGCTCCCTACGGTCTGGTCCGCTACGGCGTCGCCCCCGACCATCCGCGCATCAAACAGATCATCGTCGCCCTCTACAAGATCCTGCAGCGCGGGGACATTCGCCTGCTCGGCAACGTCGAGGTGGGCCTGGACGTGTCGTTTGCCGAGCTGGAAGAGAACTACGACGCGGTCATTATTGCGACCGGGGCCGACCGCGACGCGCCCCTGGACATTCCCGGGATCGGCCTGCCCCAGTCCTACGGGGCCGCCGACTTTGTCTCCTGGTACGACGGCAACCCGGACTACCCGCGCACCTGGCCGCTGAACGCCAAGGAGGTGGCGGTCCTCGGGGTGGGCAACGTGGCGCTGGACATCTCCCGGATCCTGGCCAAGCATCCGGAGGATTTGCTGCCGACGGAGATTCCGCCGAACGTGTACGAGGGGTTGGTGGCCAACCCGGTCACCGACGTTCACATTTTTGGGCGCCGCGGTCCGGCTCAGGTCAAGTTCACCCCGCTGGAACTGCGGGAACTGGGCAAGGTGCCGGACGTCGACCTGATCATCTCAGAGGAAGACTTCGACTTTGACGAGGGGTCGGAGGAGGCCCTGCGCAGCTCTAACCAGCAGCGGCAGGTGGTCAAGACCCTGACCCAGTACGCGTCGGTCGACCCGGAGAAGCACCAGGCTTCCCGCCGGATCCACCTGCACCTGTTCGAGGCGCCGGTGGAGATTCTGGCGGACGAGGACGGCAACGTCCGGGCCCTGCGCACCGAACGAACCGAGCTGGTGGGGGACGGCAACGTCCGCGGCACCGGCGTGTTCCACGAGTGGCCGGTGCAGGCCGTCTACCGGGCGGTCGGCTACTACTCTTCGCCGATTGACGGCGCCCCGTTCGACCCGGTTCGCGGGGTGGTCCCGAACGCTGGGGGACGGGTGCTGGAGGAGCCGGGCTCACACGAGGTGATTCCGGCCCTGTACGCCACCGGTTGGATCAAGCGCGGCCCGGTGGGGCTGATCGGGTCCACCAAGTCCGACGCCCAGGAGACCATCGCCAACCTGGTGGCCGACGCCGAGGCGGGGGTGCTGACCTCCACCGGCTCGCCCGAGCAGCTGCTGGCCATGCTGGAGGCCCGCGGGGTGCCGGTGGTGACCTGGGACGGCTGGGAGATGCTGGACGCCTACGAGCGGGAGCTCGGTTCTGAGTTTGGTGAACTGCCGCGGACCGGGGGGATCCGGGAGCGGGTCAAGGTGGTGTCGCGCCTGGCGATGACCACGATTGCGCGCGGCGAGGGCCGGCCGGAGACGCTCATCGGCGAACCGGGCGAGCTGGGCAAGCCGAGCGCCCCCGAACGCTTCGACGACTACACGGGTTACAAGCAATGA
- a CDS encoding polyprenyl synthetase family protein, with product MEHVENLLVQSTSSRRGFVSELIGHLSSAGGKRLRPVLTLVSAQLGQDEPRDEVIKAAVVVEMTHLASLYHDDVMDSAPTRRGVDSAQHLWGNNRAILAGDVLFARASLLTAELGPETVSYHARIFERMCEGQLNESFGPTAQDDPVEFYLQVLADKTGALVAAAAYLGAMHGGASEEHARIVEEFGERIGVAFQIADDVLDLTSPRELSGKTPGTDLREGVDTLPVLLLRRREDADSQRILALLDTDLSSDRALAEVVDAICAHPVLEETRQMARDWAKAAEDALAPLPDSEAKTALLAFAAQMVDRKV from the coding sequence ATGGAGCATGTTGAGAACTTGCTGGTCCAATCCACCTCCTCTCGCCGCGGCTTCGTGTCCGAGCTGATCGGACACCTCAGTTCGGCCGGCGGCAAACGGTTGCGGCCGGTGCTGACCCTGGTCAGTGCCCAGCTGGGCCAGGACGAGCCGCGCGACGAGGTGATCAAAGCCGCGGTCGTGGTAGAGATGACCCATTTGGCGTCGCTGTACCACGACGACGTGATGGACTCGGCTCCGACCCGGCGCGGGGTGGATTCGGCCCAGCACCTGTGGGGGAACAACCGGGCCATCCTGGCGGGCGACGTGCTGTTTGCGCGCGCCTCGCTGCTGACCGCTGAGCTGGGGCCGGAGACGGTCAGCTACCACGCTCGGATCTTTGAGCGGATGTGCGAGGGGCAGCTGAACGAGAGCTTTGGCCCCACCGCGCAGGACGACCCGGTGGAGTTCTACCTGCAGGTACTGGCCGACAAGACCGGCGCCCTGGTGGCGGCGGCGGCCTACCTGGGGGCGATGCACGGTGGCGCCAGCGAAGAGCACGCCCGGATCGTCGAGGAGTTTGGCGAGCGGATCGGTGTGGCCTTCCAGATTGCCGACGACGTCCTGGACCTGACCTCCCCGCGGGAGCTGTCCGGGAAGACCCCGGGAACCGACCTGCGCGAAGGGGTGGACACCCTGCCGGTGCTGCTGCTGCGCCGCCGGGAGGACGCCGACTCGCAGCGCATTTTGGCCCTGCTGGACACCGACCTGAGTTCGGATCGGGCGCTGGCCGAGGTGGTGGACGCCATCTGCGCCCACCCGGTGTTGGAAGAGACCCGGCAGATGGCCCGCGACTGGGCGAAAGCGGCCGAGGACGCCCTGGCCCCGCTGCCCGATTCGGAGGCGAAGACCGCGCTGCTGGCTTTTGCAGCGCAGATGGTCGACCGCAAAGTCTAG
- the nuoN gene encoding NADH-quinone oxidoreductase subunit NuoN has product MNLQNFTAPAIDWMILLPVVVVLGGAVVGVLIEAFAPRRSRRRVNVVWTVLVLIAGLVTAALQWKGAVAGSSQTGQYISDPWSVGLQVILLLVALLAMLVMADRTELGDGDFAAQPADRPGSGEEALSIAKKYQRSEIFPLLLFSVGGMMVFPATESLLTMFVALEVMSLPLYILAATSRRRRGQSHEAAMKYFILGAFASGFFLMGAALLFGYSGGSLDFSQIAAGIPAFNNMEWLLVVGVFMVMVGLLFKVAAVPFHAWTPDVYTGAPTSITGFMAAGVKIAAFGAMVRFYQIVVGPLQWDFRMLFAVIAALTILVGTVGGLVQKDIKRLLAYSSIAHAGFLLIGVISLVKGSAGSIAFYLLAYAVATIGAFGVVTVVRVKDADGNIGGQATNLRLWKGLGKRSPMTALAMLVFLLSFAGIPLTSGFVGKFVVFANGISGGLGWLVGIALVASAATAVFYFRVISYMFLQEPEEGTTVVSSEGLSAAAIAIAAVLTVLLGVVPGPILDVLSQIVIALP; this is encoded by the coding sequence GTGAACCTACAAAACTTCACCGCTCCGGCGATCGACTGGATGATTCTGCTGCCGGTGGTGGTGGTCCTGGGTGGAGCCGTCGTCGGCGTCCTGATCGAGGCTTTCGCTCCCCGTCGCAGCCGCCGCCGGGTCAACGTGGTCTGGACCGTCCTGGTCCTGATCGCCGGCCTGGTGACAGCGGCGCTGCAGTGGAAGGGGGCCGTGGCCGGCTCCAGCCAAACCGGGCAGTACATTTCCGACCCCTGGTCGGTGGGCCTGCAGGTGATCCTGCTGCTGGTCGCCCTGCTGGCGATGCTGGTGATGGCGGACCGGACCGAACTGGGTGACGGCGACTTTGCCGCGCAGCCCGCGGACCGTCCCGGCTCCGGTGAGGAAGCCCTGTCGATCGCGAAGAAGTACCAGCGCTCGGAAATCTTCCCGCTGCTGCTGTTCTCCGTCGGGGGCATGATGGTCTTCCCGGCCACCGAGTCGCTCCTGACCATGTTCGTGGCCCTCGAAGTGATGTCGCTGCCGCTCTACATCCTGGCGGCCACCTCGCGTCGTCGGCGCGGCCAGTCCCACGAAGCCGCCATGAAGTACTTCATCCTGGGCGCCTTCGCCTCCGGGTTCTTCCTGATGGGGGCTGCGCTCCTGTTCGGCTACTCCGGCGGGTCCCTGGACTTCTCGCAGATCGCGGCGGGTATCCCGGCCTTCAACAACATGGAGTGGCTGCTGGTGGTCGGCGTCTTCATGGTGATGGTGGGGCTGCTGTTCAAGGTGGCGGCGGTGCCGTTCCACGCCTGGACTCCGGACGTCTACACGGGCGCACCCACCTCGATCACCGGCTTTATGGCCGCCGGGGTGAAGATTGCTGCCTTCGGCGCCATGGTCCGCTTCTACCAGATCGTGGTCGGCCCGCTGCAGTGGGACTTCCGGATGCTGTTCGCCGTGATTGCGGCGCTGACCATCCTGGTTGGCACCGTCGGCGGTCTGGTCCAGAAGGACATCAAGCGCCTGCTGGCCTACTCTTCGATTGCCCACGCCGGGTTCCTGCTGATCGGGGTGATCTCCCTGGTCAAGGGTTCGGCCGGCTCGATCGCGTTCTACCTGCTGGCCTACGCCGTCGCCACCATCGGCGCCTTCGGGGTGGTCACGGTGGTCCGCGTCAAGGATGCGGACGGCAACATCGGGGGACAGGCGACCAACCTGCGTCTGTGGAAGGGTCTGGGCAAGCGTTCGCCCATGACCGCCCTCGCCATGCTGGTGTTCCTGCTCTCCTTCGCGGGGATTCCGCTGACCTCAGGCTTCGTCGGGAAGTTCGTCGTGTTCGCCAACGGTATTAGCGGCGGGCTCGGCTGGCTGGTCGGAATCGCCCTGGTCGCCTCGGCTGCTACCGCTGTCTTCTATTTCCGGGTAATCTCCTACATGTTCCTGCAGGAGCCGGAAGAGGGAACCACGGTGGTGAGTTCGGAGGGCCTGTCGGCCGCAGCTATTGCGATCGCCGCAGTCCTGACCGTGCTGCTCGGCGTGGTGCCCGGACCGATCCTGGACGTCCTCTCACAGATAGTTATTGCTCTCCCGTGA
- a CDS encoding NADH-quinone oxidoreductase subunit M — translation MIEGSFPLLSILVAVPALGALLLWLVPSLRARGREFAIAVSLVELVLAIVVAFQFDWTAASAYQLFESASWIAPLGVSWSLAVNALGLVMILLSAVLVPLVLLATPASSDRRFEGGYAALILLLYAFIIVIFAAFDVVVFYLAFEAMLLPLYFMIGRYGTGENRRAAAMKFLIYSLVGGLAMLGGLVTIYSSAGHSGFNGVLFRYDTLAAVLPQTAFGIQMAIFITFFIAFAIKAPMVPVHTWLPDTAAAARPGTSVLLVGILDKIGTFGMIVLCLTFVPDAAYASRWTILVLAVVSILWGGFAANGQKDLLRLVSFTSVSHFGFMVLGIFIGSQVALTGAMFYMVAHGLSIAALFLISGFLIERGGSQEIARYRGMQRVTPVLAGTWLFAGMASIALPGLSGFVPEYLVLMGTYSVNIPLAIFAVFGIVLAAMYILLPYQRMFTGPKRADLEDAPDLNGVQKLAITPLLVGMLALGIWSAPLVNSLSQVAEPTVVTVDEGN, via the coding sequence ATGATTGAGGGCTCGTTCCCACTTCTGAGCATCCTGGTGGCCGTTCCGGCCCTGGGTGCCCTCCTCCTGTGGCTCGTCCCGAGCCTGCGGGCGCGGGGACGCGAGTTCGCCATCGCGGTCTCCCTGGTGGAGCTGGTGCTGGCCATTGTGGTCGCGTTCCAGTTCGACTGGACGGCCGCCTCGGCCTACCAGCTGTTCGAGTCGGCCAGCTGGATTGCCCCGCTCGGCGTCAGCTGGTCGCTCGCGGTGAACGCGCTCGGCCTGGTGATGATCCTCCTGAGCGCGGTCCTGGTGCCGCTGGTGCTGCTGGCCACCCCCGCCTCGTCCGATCGTCGATTTGAAGGGGGCTACGCCGCACTGATCCTGCTGCTGTACGCCTTCATCATCGTCATCTTCGCGGCCTTCGACGTGGTGGTCTTCTACCTGGCCTTCGAGGCGATGCTGCTGCCGCTGTACTTCATGATTGGCCGCTACGGGACCGGTGAGAACCGCCGGGCCGCCGCCATGAAGTTCCTGATCTACTCCCTGGTGGGCGGGCTCGCCATGCTGGGCGGGCTGGTGACCATCTACTCGTCGGCGGGACACTCCGGGTTCAACGGGGTCCTGTTCCGCTACGACACGCTGGCCGCGGTCCTGCCGCAGACGGCGTTCGGGATCCAGATGGCCATCTTCATCACGTTCTTCATCGCCTTCGCGATCAAGGCTCCGATGGTCCCGGTCCACACCTGGCTGCCCGACACCGCCGCGGCTGCCCGCCCCGGCACCTCCGTGCTGCTGGTGGGGATCCTGGACAAGATCGGTACCTTCGGGATGATCGTCCTCTGCCTGACCTTTGTGCCGGATGCGGCCTACGCCTCGCGTTGGACCATTCTGGTGCTGGCGGTCGTCTCCATCCTCTGGGGTGGGTTCGCGGCCAACGGGCAAAAGGACCTGCTCCGGCTGGTGTCCTTCACCTCCGTGTCCCACTTCGGGTTCATGGTGCTGGGGATCTTCATCGGCTCGCAGGTGGCGCTGACGGGCGCGATGTTCTACATGGTGGCGCACGGCCTGTCGATTGCGGCCCTGTTCCTCATCTCCGGCTTCCTGATTGAACGAGGCGGCTCGCAAGAGATCGCCCGTTACCGCGGGATGCAGCGGGTGACCCCGGTCCTGGCCGGGACCTGGCTCTTTGCCGGGATGGCCTCGATCGCGCTGCCGGGTCTGTCCGGCTTCGTGCCCGAGTACCTGGTCCTGATGGGAACCTACAGCGTCAACATTCCGCTGGCCATCTTCGCGGTCTTCGGGATCGTGCTGGCTGCCATGTACATCCTGCTGCCCTACCAGCGGATGTTCACCGGCCCGAAACGGGCCGACCTGGAGGACGCGCCCGACCTGAACGGCGTGCAGAAGCTGGCCATTACCCCGCTCCTGGTGGGCATGCTGGCGCTGGGCATCTGGTCCGCCCCGCTGGTCAACTCGCTGTCCCAGGTGGCTGAACCGACCGTCGTGACTGTGGACGAAGGGAACTGA
- the nuoL gene encoding NADH-quinone oxidoreductase subunit L — MTLASTVGEATGPAAYAYLLFLVPGIVAALLLVLGRRADRWGHWLAVAASWFSFVLAAVIFWQMLQLPGAERRLSLDLFSWIPAGDFQVNFGTLVDPLSMTFVLLVTLVGSLILVYSVGYMEHDPDRRRFFAYLSLFIASMLILVLGNSYATLFLGWEGVGLSSYLLIGFWNQVPDNATAAKKAFIMNRVGDMGLLIAMMAMVANFSSVNFEVVNAGIPTVSEGQATVIGLFLLLAATGKSAQYPLQAWLGDAMAGPTPVSALIHAATMVTAGVYLIVRSGVVFLAAPVAMTAVAVVGVITLFVGALIGTAKDDIKKVLAASTMSQIGYMMLGAGLGPVGWAFAIFHLLTHGFFKSLMFLGAGSVMHAMNDGVNMRRFGALSKVMKVTWLTFTAGWLAIMGIVPFSGYWSKDRIIEAAFAAGNFGHAETPWIGWVYGSIAMIAAGITAFYMSRLYFMTFHGKARWDDETPHESKPIMTVPLVILALFSIFLGGALAGGRFTTWLAPSVGETVHAEPVVPVWFIQVGTTVLVIVAAVIAWWMFAKREVPVAVPEGNTFVRAARQDFYQDRFNEAVFMAPSVALMKGVTAADQYGIDGTVGAVGRFANWLGRLVAWTQSGYVRAYAGYILGGVVIALAVVLGFRL; from the coding sequence ATGACTTTAGCTAGTACTGTGGGTGAGGCCACCGGGCCGGCAGCGTATGCGTACCTGCTCTTCCTGGTTCCCGGGATCGTGGCCGCCCTGCTCCTCGTCCTAGGTCGACGGGCCGATCGCTGGGGGCACTGGCTGGCTGTGGCCGCCTCCTGGTTCAGCTTCGTTCTGGCCGCCGTGATCTTCTGGCAAATGCTGCAGCTGCCGGGTGCCGAACGGCGCCTGAGTCTGGACCTGTTCTCCTGGATTCCGGCCGGCGACTTCCAAGTCAACTTCGGCACCCTGGTGGACCCGCTGTCCATGACCTTCGTGCTGCTGGTGACCCTGGTCGGCTCGCTGATCCTGGTCTACTCGGTTGGCTACATGGAACACGACCCGGACCGCCGGCGCTTCTTCGCCTACCTGTCTCTCTTCATCGCGTCGATGCTGATCCTGGTGCTCGGCAACTCCTACGCCACCCTGTTCCTCGGGTGGGAGGGCGTGGGCCTGAGCTCCTACCTGCTGATCGGCTTCTGGAACCAGGTGCCCGACAACGCGACCGCCGCCAAGAAGGCGTTCATCATGAACCGCGTGGGCGACATGGGGCTGCTGATCGCGATGATGGCGATGGTGGCCAACTTCAGCTCCGTCAACTTCGAAGTGGTGAACGCGGGCATCCCGACCGTCTCAGAAGGCCAAGCCACCGTGATCGGCCTGTTCCTGCTGCTGGCTGCGACCGGCAAGTCCGCCCAGTACCCGTTGCAGGCTTGGCTCGGTGACGCCATGGCGGGCCCGACCCCGGTGTCGGCCCTGATCCACGCGGCCACGATGGTGACCGCCGGCGTCTACCTGATCGTCCGCTCCGGCGTGGTCTTCCTGGCCGCCCCGGTGGCGATGACCGCGGTGGCCGTGGTCGGCGTGATCACCCTGTTCGTCGGGGCCCTGATTGGGACGGCGAAGGACGATATCAAGAAGGTGCTGGCCGCCTCGACCATGTCCCAGATCGGCTACATGATGCTGGGTGCCGGGCTCGGCCCGGTCGGCTGGGCGTTCGCGATCTTCCACCTGCTGACGCACGGCTTCTTCAAGTCGCTGATGTTCCTGGGGGCCGGTTCGGTCATGCACGCCATGAACGACGGGGTCAACATGCGTCGCTTCGGGGCGCTCTCGAAGGTGATGAAGGTGACCTGGCTGACGTTTACCGCCGGCTGGTTGGCCATCATGGGGATCGTGCCGTTCTCCGGCTACTGGTCGAAGGACCGGATCATTGAGGCCGCGTTCGCCGCCGGCAACTTCGGTCACGCTGAGACCCCGTGGATCGGGTGGGTGTACGGTTCGATCGCCATGATCGCCGCCGGCATCACCGCCTTCTACATGTCCCGGCTCTACTTCATGACGTTCCACGGGAAGGCCCGCTGGGACGATGAAACTCCGCACGAGTCGAAGCCGATTATGACCGTGCCGCTGGTGATCTTGGCCCTGTTCTCCATCTTCCTGGGTGGGGCTCTGGCCGGTGGGCGTTTCACCACCTGGCTGGCTCCGTCCGTGGGTGAGACCGTCCACGCCGAACCGGTGGTTCCGGTCTGGTTCATCCAGGTGGGCACCACGGTTCTGGTGATCGTGGCCGCCGTCATCGCCTGGTGGATGTTTGCCAAGCGCGAGGTGCCGGTCGCGGTTCCCGAAGGCAACACCTTCGTCCGGGCGGCCCGGCAGGACTTCTACCAGGACCGGTTCAACGAGGCGGTCTTCATGGCTCCGAGCGTGGCCCTGATGAAGGGTGTCACCGCGGCGGACCAGTACGGCATCGACGGGACCGTCGGCGCGGTCGGTCGGTTCGCCAACTGGCTGGGTCGACTGGTCGCCTGGACTCAGAGCGGATACGTGCGGGCGTACGCCGGGTACATTCTGGGCGGGGTTGTCATCGCACTGGCAGTCGTCCTTGGATTTAGGCTGTAG
- the nuoK gene encoding NADH-quinone oxidoreductase subunit NuoK, which yields MSLALYIALALVLFAIGAVTVVVRKSAIISLMGVELMLNSANLTFISFSRILGTVEGQVMAFFVMVVAAAEVVVGLAIIVAIFKSRATTDLDDIVSLRN from the coding sequence GTGAGTCTCGCGTTATACATCGCGCTCGCACTGGTACTCTTTGCGATTGGCGCCGTGACGGTGGTGGTGCGCAAGTCCGCCATCATCTCGCTGATGGGGGTGGAGCTGATGCTCAACTCCGCCAACCTGACCTTCATCTCCTTCTCCCGGATCCTGGGAACGGTGGAAGGGCAAGTCATGGCCTTCTTCGTGATGGTGGTGGCAGCGGCCGAGGTGGTAGTCGGCCTGGCCATTATCGTCGCCATCTTCAAGTCTCGGGCCACTACCGACCTGGACGACATCGTGAGCTTGCGGAACTAG
- a CDS encoding NADH-quinone oxidoreductase subunit J has translation MNSVIAWPEMSGLGEALLFWSCAVIMIVAALGVLMFRKAAYSALCMVAVMLGMAVLFFALQAPFNGAVQVIVYTGAIMMLFLFVIMMIGLGASDGFREQRRGYIIFAVVLGVALAVLTVGALLHSTVVGSGSIGLDPYSSAPITSLAVSLFQNHWFTIQLAAMLLITSAVGAVLLTHSDRLGVKFNQINTADARMTEFRVKGVHPGQQAAPGVYAHSNAVGTPAIAGDTLAPVPESVPRVLRLRGLEQPIGAVSPEAAEALQLVKAGRRDQTMWSSAPKVPQSQAWGMGGKAAPTGLHQTFQSDLGQEEDK, from the coding sequence GTGAACTCGGTAATTGCTTGGCCGGAAATGTCCGGCCTGGGGGAGGCGCTGCTGTTCTGGTCGTGCGCGGTCATCATGATCGTCGCGGCCCTCGGCGTGCTCATGTTCCGCAAGGCCGCCTACTCTGCCCTGTGCATGGTGGCGGTGATGCTGGGAATGGCCGTCCTGTTCTTCGCGCTGCAAGCTCCGTTCAACGGGGCCGTGCAGGTGATCGTGTACACGGGCGCCATCATGATGCTGTTCCTCTTCGTCATTATGATGATCGGCCTGGGAGCCTCCGACGGCTTCCGGGAGCAGCGGCGCGGGTACATTATCTTCGCCGTTGTCCTCGGGGTGGCGCTGGCCGTCCTGACCGTGGGCGCGCTGCTGCACTCGACCGTGGTGGGGTCCGGCTCGATCGGCCTCGACCCGTACTCGAGCGCCCCGATCACCTCGCTGGCTGTCTCGCTGTTCCAGAACCACTGGTTCACCATTCAGCTGGCAGCCATGCTGCTGATCACCTCCGCGGTCGGAGCCGTGCTCCTGACCCACTCGGATCGCCTGGGCGTGAAGTTCAACCAGATCAACACGGCCGATGCGCGGATGACCGAGTTCCGGGTCAAGGGGGTTCACCCCGGCCAGCAGGCGGCCCCCGGCGTCTACGCGCACTCGAACGCGGTCGGCACCCCGGCCATTGCCGGCGACACCCTGGCGCCGGTGCCCGAGTCGGTTCCGCGCGTTCTGCGTCTGCGCGGCCTCGAGCAGCCCATCGGCGCCGTCTCGCCCGAAGCGGCGGAAGCGCTGCAGCTGGTCAAGGCGGGTCGACGTGACCAAACCATGTGGAGTTCGGCACCGAAGGTGCCCCAGTCGCAAGCTTGGGGGATGGGCGGCAAAGCTGCGCCCACCGGATTGCACCAGACCTTCCAATCCGACCTGGGACAGGAGGAAGACAAGTGA